Proteins from a single region of bacterium:
- a CDS encoding DUF202 domain-containing protein, whose translation MIDQTSRNEGDGRPVLSSTEMAVMRTRLALERTLDAWVRTALSMITFGFTIYRFLQQMQERMPAPPDRPHAARHVGLALAAIGTLGLTAALCQHVKAYEQLGLHVLRRPVSVSLVIGCCIALLGLLVFLGIAVRVGPF comes from the coding sequence GTGATTGATCAGACGAGCCGCAATGAGGGCGACGGCCGGCCGGTCCTTAGTAGCACCGAGATGGCGGTGATGAGAACGCGACTCGCCCTCGAACGGACCCTCGACGCGTGGGTGCGCACCGCGCTCTCCATGATCACGTTCGGTTTCACCATCTACAGGTTCCTGCAGCAGATGCAGGAGCGGATGCCGGCCCCGCCGGACCGGCCTCACGCCGCCCGCCACGTTGGCCTGGCTCTGGCCGCCATAGGCACGCTGGGTCTGACGGCGGCTCTGTGTCAGCACGTCAAGGCCTACGAGCAACTCGGGCTGCATGTGCTGCGCCGCCCGGTCTCCGTCAGCCTCGTCATCGGCTGCTGCATCGCCCTGCTAGGGCTACTGGTGTTCCTGGGCATCGCGGTTCGGGTCGGCCCGTTCTAG
- a CDS encoding anaerobic sulfatase maturase: MPQTTRPPSFHLMAKPAGAACNLNCAYCFFLKKSALYPDGPARMSDAVLESYLRQTIQAQQVPLVTIAWQGGEPTLMGLDFYRRSVEIEKRYLKPGTTVERTLQTNGVLLDEEWCRFLHEHSYLVGLSLDGPRELHDVYRRDKAGKPTFERVLRAARLMQEHGVEFNVLCTVNAQNGSHPLKVYRFFRDELNARYLQFIPIVERNNANGFQQGDRVTDRSVRPRQWGRFLIDIFDEWVRRDVGEMFVLNFDGPLANWLGSPSTCVFRPTCGQGMALERNGDLYCCDHYVEPDYLLGNILETPLVELVSSARQFRFGQAKRDTLPRYCRQCEVLFACNGECPKNRLARTPEGEPGLNYLCAGYKAFFRHVDQPMRLMAQLLRRGREAREVMGLLRQAQHGHQAAECLP; encoded by the coding sequence ATGCCCCAGACCACTCGCCCACCGTCTTTCCACCTGATGGCCAAGCCTGCCGGGGCCGCCTGCAACCTCAACTGCGCCTACTGCTTCTTCCTCAAGAAGTCCGCGCTCTATCCCGACGGACCGGCTCGGATGTCGGACGCGGTGCTGGAGAGCTATCTGCGTCAGACGATCCAGGCTCAGCAGGTACCCCTCGTCACGATCGCCTGGCAGGGCGGGGAGCCGACGCTGATGGGCCTCGACTTCTACCGCCGGTCTGTGGAGATCGAGAAGCGCTACCTGAAGCCCGGCACGACGGTCGAGCGCACGTTGCAGACCAACGGGGTCTTGCTGGATGAGGAGTGGTGCAGGTTCCTGCACGAGCACAGCTACCTGGTCGGCCTCAGTCTCGATGGCCCGCGAGAGCTCCACGACGTCTACCGCCGTGACAAGGCCGGCAAGCCAACCTTCGAGCGTGTGCTGCGTGCCGCACGGCTGATGCAGGAGCATGGCGTGGAGTTCAACGTCCTTTGCACCGTCAACGCTCAGAACGGGTCGCATCCCCTGAAGGTCTACCGGTTCTTCCGCGATGAGCTGAACGCGCGCTATCTGCAGTTCATCCCCATTGTTGAGCGCAACAACGCCAACGGCTTCCAGCAGGGAGACCGGGTGACTGACCGCTCGGTCCGCCCCCGGCAGTGGGGCCGCTTTCTGATCGATATCTTCGACGAGTGGGTGCGGCGCGACGTAGGTGAGATGTTCGTCCTCAACTTCGATGGCCCGCTGGCCAACTGGCTCGGCTCGCCTTCGACGTGCGTCTTCCGGCCGACGTGCGGCCAGGGAATGGCCCTGGAGCGCAATGGCGATCTGTACTGCTGTGACCACTACGTGGAGCCGGACTACCTGTTGGGCAACATCCTGGAGACACCGCTGGTGGAGCTGGTGTCCTCCGCCCGGCAGTTCCGCTTCGGTCAGGCCAAGCGAGACACGCTACCACGCTACTGCCGGCAGTGCGAGGTGCTGTTCGCCTGCAACGGGGAGTGCCCCAAGAACCGCCTCGCGCGGACGCCCGAGGGCGAGCCCGGCCTGAACTATCTGTGTGCCGGCTACAAGGCCTTCTTCAGGCACGTGGACCAGCCGATGAGGCTGATGGCGCAGTTGCTGCGGCGAGGTCGCGAGGCCAGGGAGGTGATGGGACTGCTCAGACAGGCTCAGCATGGCCATCAGGCTGCCGAGTGCCTTCCGTAG